Within the Echinicola sp. 20G genome, the region GTGAACTTTATCCGTTTGGGGCACTATCAGCAGTCCCGTATCATTTTGGACTTGTGTGATGAGCTGGGGATTTTGGTATGGGAAGAGATTCCATGGTGCCGAGGTGGCCTTGGTGGAGAAGTCTATAAGCAGCAGGCTCGTAGGATGCTGACCAATATGATCGAACAACATTACAATCATCCAGCGGTGATCATTTGGGGGTTGGGAAATGAAAATGATTGGCCCGGTGATTTTAATGAATTTGACAAGGGAAAGATAAGGGAGTTTATGAACGATCTCAACGGGCTTTCCCATCAACTTGATCCAAGTCGGAAAACCGCTATTCGCCGATGTGATTTTTGTAAAGATATTGTAGATGTTTATTCCCCTTCCATTTGGGCAGGATGGTACCGGGGAATTTATACCGAATACAAGGAAGTATCCAAAAAGGAAATGGAAAAAGTGGATCATTTTCTGCATGTGGAATGGGGAGGAGATAGTCATGCACGCAGGCACTCGGAAAACCCCGACAAGATTTTAGCTGGTATTTCCACTGGTGATGGGGCAGATGAAAGGGATGGTGATGCTACCCTATATGGCGGAGCTGCGCGGGTCTCTAAGGATGGAGACTGGAGTGAAAGCTATATTTGTAACCTAATCGATTGGCACCTGAAGGAACAAGAAACAATGCCTTGGCTAACAGGAACAGCCTACTGGCCATTCAAGGATTTTTCTACTCCTGTAAGACCGGAAAACCCCGTTCCTTATGTCAACCAGAAAGGCGTAGTGGAAAGGGACTTCACAAAGAAAGAGTCTTATTACGTATTCCAGTCTTACTGGACCAAGCAACCAATGGCACATATATATGGTCATAGCTGGCCTGTAAGATGGGGCGATGAAGGAGAGAAGAAAATGATCAAGGTCTATTCAAATTGCAGTGAAGCGGAATTGTTTTTCAATGGCAAAAGTATGGGAGTAAAAAAACGGGATAGTCAGAGTTTCCCAGCTGCTGGTCTGAGATGGATGGTGGCTCCCGGAAAGGGAAAGAACCATGTCAAGGTTATTGCCCGGAATAAGAAGGAAACGGTGACTGATGAAATAACCTTTACCTATCAGACTGAGAAGTGGTCTTCACCTGCTAGATTAATAGTGAATAAAATCTCTGAAGAAAGTAACAAGGTAACTGTAGAAGTGAAGGTAGTGGATGAAAAGGGTGTTTTGTGTTTGGATGCAAGCCAATATATAAGGTTTGGCTTGGCAGGAGATGGGAGGTTGTTGGATGATCTGGGAACAAGCTCCGGTTCCAGAAAGGTCCAGCTTTATAATGGACGCGCTCAGATCAGTATACAACCCAATGGAGGAAAAAATGTAGTCAGTGTTTTATCAGAAGGGTTACCAACAGCTATATTGGAACTATGAAAAGAAATAGATTAATCGCTTACACAATTGGCTGGTTGATTTTTACAGCAATGGCATATATGTTTTTAGGGAAGTCTGGAAATTGTCTGCCTGTAAAAGCTATGAAGAGCAGTCAATTTCCTGAATATAGGGATGTGGTAAGTATCATTAGGGAATATACTTTGGAAGAAGCCAGTTGGGCCATGAAACAACTTCCAATTACCGTTACCAGTAGCCACTCGCCAAGGAGTGCTGGAGGACTTCATGATTTTTACTCCGAAGGAGACTATTGGTGGCCAAATCCTGAAGACCCAGAAGGTCCTTATATACAAAGGGATGGCATGAGCAATCCGGATAATTTTGTAGCTCACCGAGAGGCAATGATCCGTTTCAGTAGAATAGTGGGGACATTGGCAGCAGCCTATCGTATCACTAATGATACCACTTATGTTTCCAAAGCTTTTGATCATTTGGAAGCGTGGTTTTTGGAGGAAGATACCCGGATGAACCCCTCACTAGAATATGCCCAAGCCATTAAGGGAAGGGTAACTGGACGCGGCATCGGGATCATAGATACCATTCATTTGATGGAAGTGGCTCAGGGACTTAGCATTATTGGAAATGCCCCAAATGCCGATCCAATGAAGGTTGAGAAAATCAAACAATGGTTTGATCAATACTTGGTTTGGCTCACGACCCACCAATATGGAAAGGATGAAAGTATACGGAAAAACAACCATGGCACCTGCTATTTTATGCAGGTAGCTTCATTTGCAAAACTAACCCAAAACAAAGAGCTGTTGGATACCTGTCGAAAACAATTTAAGGAAGTCCTACTCCCAAACCAGATGGCCAAGGATGGTAGTTTCCCGCTGGAACTAGAGCGAACAAAACCTTATGGGTATTCTATTTTTAATCTGGATGCTATGGCAACACTTGCCCAGGTGCTTTCCGACGATGAAAATAAGTTGTGGCAGTTTAGAACAAAAAATGGGCAAGGGATCCGGGATGGTATTCACTACCTGTTTCCCTACGTAAAAGATAAGCAGGTTTGGCCTTATTCACCAGATGTAATGTATTGGAACGATTGGCCCGTGGCGCAACCTTTTTTGGTGTTTGGTGCAATGGCCTATGGAGAGAAGGAATGGTTTGATATCTGGGCAAAACTGGACCATAATCCAAAAGAAGGTGAAGTGCTCAGGAATTTGCCCATCAGAAATCCTATTATTTGGTTGGAAAAGTAATGCCTTAAGGAACCTAAACCGAGAATTTGAGGGGTAAAACAGAGCAAAATAATAGATACATATTTAATGTCAAGCATCAGGACACTGAGTTTGTTGTTGATTCAGTGGAACAACTGAAAGTGAGCTAAATACAATATTGGGATTAAAATACTCATCTTGTTCACCTATTTAATCCTTGTCTTTATTTAAATTGGATTTTAAGAAAATTCGATTTGATATTAAGTTGAGCCCTCTTAAAATTAATTTGCCAAATAACCAACCAATGAAAGTGAAGTTGAAAATTGTTGTGTTTCTTATCTGTCTTGTCTCCGGCAGGGCGAGCATGGCTCAAGAAGGACAAATAAGGTTTAGAAACTTAGATGTGGCAAATGGCCTTTCACAGGGATCGGCGATGGCCATTGCGCAAGACGACAGGGGATTTATATGGATTGGGACCAGAGATGGGCTGAATAGATATGATGCTAGGGAATTTACGGTATATAGAAACCAACCTGGGGATAGCCTTTCACTTTCTTCCAATTCTATTACCTCACTTTATAATGATAGCCAGGGAAGGTTATGGGTTGGTACAAATCGTGGATTGAATCGCTATGATCCTAATATGGACAGGTTCCAGCAAGTGTTGCTTGGAGATGAAAGAGGGCGAGCCTTAAATGAAGGTTTGGTGATTTCATTTTTCGAAGATAGAGAGGGTAGGTTGTGGGTATGCACTAGCATGGGGCTTTATTGTATCAAAAAAGATGAATGTATAGCACGCTTAGCTTTTCATGCTTCCAAGTACCCCGCGCGAAATATTGCTCCAAGAAATGTTAATGCAGTTTTTCAAGATAGCAAGGGGTTTTATTGGATTGGGACCAGTCAAGGCTTGATAGAAGGAAGATTGGTAGAAGAAAATTCAAAGATGCCTACATTTGAAATCATGGAAACCTATGATACGGATGGTAGTCATAGCCTACTGAGCGACCATAATATCACCTGTATCAATGAAGTGGAAAAAGGGCTGCTCTGGGTCGGGACAAAAAAAGGTGGTATAAATATCCTGAATTTGCAGACTGGTGAGGTGAGGTTTATCAAGGCAGATGCACAATTTTCAAATGGAATTGCAAGTAATGATATCAGAAGCATTTTCAAGGATAAATTTGGAGGATTTTGGGTGGGAACATTTCGAGGATTAAATCATTATTCCCAAGAAGGAAAGTGGTCCAAGTATGTAGCAAGTGAGGAAGCTTCAGATGCTCTCAGGCACAATTCGGTTAAAAGCATTTTTCAAGATAGCAAAGGATCAATCTGGATCGGGACGTATTATGGAGGAGTACATGTGTTCGACCTGGATATTTCTTGGTTTAACAATCATACTTATTCTCCATACATCAATAGTATCAGCCACAACGTGGTCAGTAGTATAGAAGAAACAGATAAAGGGAACCTATGGATAGGGACAGAAGGTGGTGGGCTCAATTTTTTAGATAGGAATTCAGGGATTTTTTCCCAATTTATTCATCAGGATGATAATCCCAAAAGCCTTAGCCATAACAATGTCAAGTCCCTTTACCAAGACCGCTCAGGGAATCTTTGGGTGGGCACGTATAGTGGAGGGCTAAACCTACTTAAGAATGGAAAAAGCTCCTTTGAGCATTTCATGAACCAGGAAGAGGACAGCTTATCACTCTCCAGTGATAATGTCTATGCGATAGATGAAGATCAACAAGGGAACCTCTGGCTCGGAACTTTTGGCGGAGGGGTGAATATGATGGGAAAAGGGAACTGGGGCAAGTTCGTCCACTACAATACCAATAAAAAGGGGATATACCATTTAAGCTCAAGGGAAGTCAGGACCCTGATTGTAGACACAAAAGATAGGGTTTGGGTGGGGACAGAAGATGGACTTAACCTGCGAGAGAGAGAAGGCGATCCTTTTCAGGTTTTTCATTTTGAGCCCAATGTCCAAGGTAGCTTAAGTGGAGATGTAGTGGTGAGCTTGCTGGAAGACAGCAGACACCGAATATGGATCGGTACATTTAATACTGGTCTGAATCTTTATGATGAAGCGTCCAGGACATTCAGAAACTTTACTGTTGAGGACGGATTGGCTGGAAATAATGTATTTGGGATTTTGGAAGATGAAAAGGGCATCCTGTGGCTTAGCACCAATAATGGACTGAGCAGGTTTGACCCTGAAACTTTGGGAATCAAAAATTATGGTCCTGAGGATGGGTTGAGTGGCAGGGAGTTTGTCATGGGAGGAGCTAAAAAACTGACCAATGGGCAGCTTGCTTTTGGGAGTTCAAATGGTTTTACCCTATTTCACCCTGATAGTTTGAGACAGAGCAGTTACCCACCTCCTGTGGTGTTGACAGACTTTAAATTGTTCAATAAGTCCTTAAAGCCCGATCCTGACGGAGTAATGGCTGAGAATGTTTCCCTATTGAAGGAGATTGTTCTAAGGCATGACCAAAATATTTTTTCCATTGATTTTGCCGTGCTGAATTACGTCATTCCAGAAAAAAATCAATATGCATTTATGTTGGAAGGATTTGATAACCAATGGAATTATGTTAAAAATCCTACTGCCACATATACTAACCTTAATGCCGGTACTTATACTTTTATGGCCAAAGGCAGTAATAATGATGGGGTTTGGAGTGATGTTCCTGCTAGGATCGTGATCAGGGTATTGCCACCACCTTGGAAGACTTGGTGGGCGTTTTTGATTTATGGAACAGTGATTTTTGTAGCAGTTTATTACCTCATGCGTTTTGTTCAGACACGTGCCAAACTGGAGCATGATCTTTATGTAGAACATTTGGAGAATGAGCAGCAAAAAGAACTGCATGAACTAAAGCTTAATTTTTTCACCAATATTTCCCATGAATTCAGAACGCCATTGACACTTATCATTGGGCCACTGGAAAGGCTGCTTCAGGATGGTAAGACAACTGGTTTCCAACTGTCGCTTTTACGGACGATCAGGGGAAATGCGAACAGGCTCTTAGGACTTGTGAACCAGCTTATGGACTTTAGAAAACAGGAGAGCGGCAATATGCAAATGAAGGTTAGCCAAAAGGACTTGGTTCAATTCCTTGAAGAAAGACTTACCTTTTTTATCCCTTATGCTGCCCAAAGAAATGTTGCCCTGCATTTTGACAAAAGAGTGGACAGCTTATTGGTGTACTTTGATTCAGAACAACTGGATAAAGTGGTGTCCAACTTACTCAGTAATGCTTTTAAATATACACCTGAAGAAGGAAAGATAGTGCTGAGGGTAGACCAAGAAGCCTTTACAAGTGATTTTCCGAAAGGAGCAGCAGTTATTGAAGTGGAGGACAATGGAGAGGGGATTCCTTCTGCCGACCTGGAATTAATCTTTGATGGTTTTTATCAAGTCAGTGATCAATATACCAGTACAAGAGGAAAAGAAAATAGTTCTGGAATTGGGTTGGCGCTTACCAAAAGTCTGGTGACAATGCATAAAGGTTCTATCCATGCTTTTAGCAGTGAACTAAATAATGTGGAAAGTGGATCTTCTACTTGTTTTAAAGTGAAAATACCCCTAGGGAAAGACCATCTTTCCAAAGAGCTTATCTGTGATGAAAATTCTACTCAGGAAATGAAAGTTTTTGAGCCAATGGAACTGGACACTCTGGATGAGGTCACCATGGTCGAAAAAGAAAATATTGATCTTCCAGAAAATGACCCACTTCGATACCAAATAGTGGTCGTGGAAGACAATGTGGAGCTTAGGGAATTTATGGTCCAGAGCCTGGAACATAAATATCAAGTAACTGCAGTAGAAAATGGCAGGAAGGGCTGGGAATATATCCAGAAAGAGTTGCCAGATATGGTAGTAAGTGATGTGATGATGCCGGAAATGGACGGCATAGAAATGACAAAATTGATCAAAAAAGACATCCGTACCGACCATATACCTGTACTCTTGCTCACAGCTAGGACTTCTGAGGATTATATGATGAAGGGCTTGGCTTCAGGAAGTATGGATTATATCACCAAACCGTTTCATCTGGACATGCTCCTTCTGAAAATCCATAATATCCTTGAGAGCCGTGAGAATTTCAGAAAGCGTTTTTCTACCGGTTTTCTGAAAAAGATAAGTAGGCAAAAGGAGCAGTCCGCAGAAAAGGAATTTTTGGATAAAATCATCCAAATTATTCAAGACAATTTGTCCGATGAAGGATTTAGTGTTAAAGTCCTTTGCAAGGAGATAGGGATGAGCAGACCTGTTCTTTACAGAAAGCTCAAGCAACTTACGGACAAGAGCGTAATTGAATTGATCAATGAAGTAAAGATGGAAAAGGCAAGCCAAATGTTATTGGAAGAGGGAAGCACCGTAAGCGATGTTGCCTATTCACTGGGGTTCAGCGATCCAAAGTATTTTGGAAAGTCCTTTAAGAACCAATTTGGTAAATCACCATCAAAGTTTATGGAAGAAAACAAAGTAAAGTATATCAATAAATAAGTCCAAAGTATATGCAATGGGTTTTTGAACAAAAATTCCCCCTTCAAGAACAATTGTTGCCCAGTCAGCAGTCGAGTCATTTGCCATTTTTGGATTACCAAATTTATAGATTGATGAAAAAAGAGAGCAAGGGTAAGTTCCGATTTCGTGGAGTAAAGGAGTGGGTTTTAATGGCTTTGTTGATTTCCATGATACTTTTCGTAATCTATATTTCTTAATGTTCTTTTTCTTTTGATAAAGGTCGGGTATAGGAAGGATTGGACTGGGTAAGAGTGTTTTTGCAGAACAAAATATTTTATGGATAAATAAAACATAACCATACTTGGTGTTTGGGGGATAATTTTGTTGATTTGAAATCGGGTGATAAAAATAGTACATGAAAATAATTTAAAGCCCTTTAAAAGAAGAGTAACCCCCCAATGGCCTTTAATGAGATGGAACTTAAAAACCTTTTATATAGGATTTCTGTAAAATCTGATAAAAAGGCTTTTGGTCAACTTTTTAAACTTTACCATGCTAAGTTAATATCATTTTCCCTCTGCTTTTTAAAGGATTATGCAGACGCTGAGGATGTTGTTTCCGAGGTGTTTATAAGGCTTCTCAAGAACAAGGATAGATTATTGGAAATTGAGAATTTTGAAGGTTATTTGTTTCATTCGGTAAAAAACCAATCCCTAAGCTTCCTTAAAAGAAACAAAAAAAGAAATGAAGTTTTCAGGACAATAGATTACGCCGAAATGATGACAGAGGAATTTGTTCAGCCAATTCATAAACTTATCGAATATGAATTAAGGGAAGAGATTACCAGGGTCGTTGAAAGTTTGCCGCTTAAAAGGAAAATGGTTTATAAGATGATCAAAGATGATGCGATGAAAATATCAGAAGTTTCCGAGTTATTGGGAATAGCGGACAAGACGGTTAAGAAACACCTGGAGTTGGCTCTGCGAGATGTTAGAAATGCCATCAGTAATTATCTTTTCGATAAGGACGACAAGACACCAATAATCAATATTAAATCAAATTTTATTAGTATCGCTTTTTTGACGTTGATGGCAGAATTTGAAATTTTTGAAAATCTTTGCCACAGAAACCATATTACTGAAGTAAACTGATTTTTTAATTTGAATATACTTATAATACCGGCAAAGTTCATAAGGATGTTCCAATGGTCGCTTTAATTGCCATTTCATTGGATTTGGCCTTTGGATTTGTAATCTATCCGATAGTTATACCTATACCTTAGAAATTGGGCAAGGATAAGGGCTTATTGGGCCAGTATAAATAATCCCATCAACATTTTTTTTAAAAAAATCTCATTTCCATTACGCCTTTTGATCATATGGGGAGTCTATATATTTGAAACATGGAAGAAAAGAGATTAAATAAGGTATTAAGGAAATATTTCTCTGATAAACTTGATCAGGAAGAAGAAGAACTTCTTAGAAGATGGTTGGATGAGGGCGAACACAATCTTAGGGTTTTTGAAACCCTAAAAGTGGTATGGAAGGAAAAATCTCAAGAACCGGAATTGGTTAATGTAGAGGAAAGAATTAATGATATATGGGCAAAAGCCTTAGACCAAAGTGTCAATGCTGGATCCGTGTTAAGAAAGCTGGTAGAAATAGCTGCAGTTGGGCTGTTTTTCATAGTTGCGTCATGGTTGCTTTGGAACAGCGCAAATAAAAGCGATACTGTTGAGCCCCTAAATCAAGTAACAGAATTGATCTCTAAACATAATTCCCCAGGCCAGAAAACTAAACTTTACCTACCGGATGGTTCCGTGGTCTATCTAAATAGTGAATCTAGCCTGAAATTTTTAAAGGGCTTTAATGGCATGGAAAGAAGAATTTATCTTGATGGAGAGGCCTATTTCGTAGTGGCGAAAGATAGTAGTAGGCCATTTGTTGTACAAAGTAGGGGCGTGGAGACCATAGCTTTAGGGACCGAATTCAATGTCAATGCGTATGAGGAGAACGAAAAAATCAAAGTTTCATTAATTGAAGGAAAGGTACAGGTGAACAACCTTTTGAGTAATGATGACAGTCGTGATTTGCTGCCCGGAAAGGAGCTGATCATTGATGGCAGAAATAATGAAATGATTGAAAAGACAATAGATGTTGAATCTGCCACTGGGTGGAAGGAAGGAAAATTAGTGTTTAAGAATGCATCTTATAAAGATATGGTAATCGCCTTGGAAAGGTGGTATGGTGTGGAGATAAATACTTTCGGGAAAATCCCCAATGATTGGCATTTGACCTCTACTTACAAAGGACAAACCCTGGAAAACATTTTAATTGATCTTACTTATTCAAAAAGCTTTACTTATGAGATAGAAAAAAATACAATAAAAATCAAATTTTAGAGAAGAATCAACAGGCTGGACCCCTGCTGATTCTAAACTGTTCAAGGGCTTTCAAATAAAGCTTATTGAACCTTATTAAAATACTGGTCAGTACTTTAACAACCCAAAATTATGAAAAAAAAACCTATACAGCTAATTCTGAAAATGACAAAATATACCCTTTACGGATTTTTGTTTCAGATGATCATCCTAAATGTAGTCTTAGCTCATAAAATTGAAGCCCAAAAAATCGACGAAGTATTTGTTAGTGTTTCTTTTAATGATACGGAATTACAAAACGTTCTAACTGAAATAGAAAAACAATCAGACTTTCACTTTACCATCCATGAAAATGAGAAATACCTCAACTATAAAGTTTCGGTGCATGGAGCTAATATATCAATAGAAAATTTATTGAAGAAAATCGGAAAACAAACTGGTTTGTCATTTCAACAAGTCAACTATAATATTGGAATTAAAGAGAAAACCGTCCCCGCTTCCAATAAAGAGGCCACATGGGATACGGAAGAAAAGATAATAGTTAGTGGAACCGTTGTAGATGAAAAAGGAATTACCATTCCGGGAGTGAATGTTTTGGAAAAAGGAACCACAAATGGGGCGGTAACAGATATTGATGGAAATTACAGCATTACTGTAGAAAGTCAATCATCACTGGTCTTTTCCTCAATCGGTTTTGTCGCTCAAGAAGTGGAATTAAATGGTCGGACAAAACTAGACATCGTACTTAAAGCTGACATAGGCCAACTTGAAGAAGTTGTTGTTGTGGGCTATGGGACACAAAAGAGAGAGGCTTTAACAGGGGCTGTATCCTCTGTTGGTACGGATAAGCTTGAAAAAAGCCCATCAGCTAATTTGACTAATTCTTTGGCTGGCCAAGCTCCTGGCCTAATCGTTAATACAAGAAGTGGAGAACCAGGAAACGACAATGCGGATATTTTAATTAGGGGAAAAGCCACACTAGGCAATACCAGCCCTTTGGTCGTTATTGATGGAATTCCAGATCGTGCAGGTGGATTTGCCCGTCTAAATCCTTCAGATATAGAAAGCATTTCCATTTTGAAAGATGCTTCGGCGGCTATTTATGGAGCCAGGGCAGCAAATGGAGTAATTGTGATTACTACCAAACGAGGTGATTCAGGAGATCCAAGGCTTTCCTTTTCTACTAATTTCGGGTTCACTCAACCTACCCGAGTCCCGAACTTATTGGATTCCTATAAATATGCGATAGCCTCCAATGAGTATAATGAATTGGTAGGGCAAATGCCGCGCTGGAGTGATGAAGATCTTGAAAAATTTAAAAATGGCACAGATCCATTGACGCACCCTAATACAGACTGGTGGGCGTCGGTAATGAAAAATTGGACCCTACAGCAAAACCATAATGTCAGCTTAAGCGGAGGATCAGACAAAGTGAAGTATTTTGTATCAGGACAGTACCTTCGTCAAGAAGGAAATTATAAAGAAGGAGGTACTTATTACAATCAGGCCCAGACAAGGGTCAATCTTGATATTAATGCTACTGAGAAATTTAAAATAGGTGTTGATATTTCCTATCGAAATGAATATAGAAATGGAACAGCTCCAAGCTATGATGCGAATGGGTTGTACAGGGAATTATATTTGGCCTATCCGTGGCTGGTCTATGAATATCCAAATGGTCTTGATGGAGTGGATATTGGAGGTGGCCCAAGGAGCCTAAAAAGAATTACTTCCCCGGAAATGGGATACCAGCACACCAACACAAATTACCTGTTGACCAAAACATCCTTTGACTGGGACCTCTCTGCTATTACTGAAGGTCTGTATTCTATTGGATACTATTCATATGATATTTCAGATAATAAGTATAAGGCATTTGAAAAAACGCCTCCTCCTGCATATATGTATAACCCTACTACAGGTGAATATGATGAAATTGTTTCATTAACTCCTCCTAGTCTTTTAGAACGAAGGGATAATAGTGTTGAACAGTTGTTTCATTTGAGATTAGGTTATACTAAGGATTTTGGACTTCATAATATTGATGCTTTTGCTGCCATAGAGCAGTATAAAGGAGAATTTGATGGGATTTCGGCTTCGAGAATAAATTTCCTTAGCAATAACCTGGATCAACTATTTGCAGGGGGGCAAAATGTGGCAGATAAGGATAACAATTCTAGCATCAAGCAAAATGGAAGGACAAATTTTATAAGCC harbors:
- a CDS encoding sigma-70 family RNA polymerase sigma factor, whose amino-acid sequence is MELKNLLYRISVKSDKKAFGQLFKLYHAKLISFSLCFLKDYADAEDVVSEVFIRLLKNKDRLLEIENFEGYLFHSVKNQSLSFLKRNKKRNEVFRTIDYAEMMTEEFVQPIHKLIEYELREEITRVVESLPLKRKMVYKMIKDDAMKISEVSELLGIADKTVKKHLELALRDVRNAISNYLFDKDDKTPIINIKSNFISIAFLTLMAEFEIFENLCHRNHITEVN
- a CDS encoding glycoside hydrolase family 2 TIM barrel-domain containing protein, which gives rise to MINKYKIGAPKVFLGCLMFWMAFSLTPTLGQDNKRLTENWEFLKGDLGGIWEAVRPSPKGSPQSVPLWESVQLPHSFNARDGVDPDVNYYQGPGWYRTDIEIENPFEDGRTLLHFEGAGQKTTVYIYTTKVGEHVGGYDEWTVDITDAVKEFKKSEAFEKQFEGKIPLSIRCDNSRDLEMIPSDLSDFNVYGGLYRYLNLKYVPVASIDKVFADVSVDEKGKKGKISLKVRIHNPQEVKNADLSLRLFDPQGKEVVEKGLNDAPIGSVKDLSFGSLEVRNPLLWSPEEPILYRLEVKIKIGGQEQVITQNLGFRHFRFVEKGPFMLNGERLLLRGTHRHEDHAGVANAMSETLMREEMELMKAMGVNFIRLGHYQQSRIILDLCDELGILVWEEIPWCRGGLGGEVYKQQARRMLTNMIEQHYNHPAVIIWGLGNENDWPGDFNEFDKGKIREFMNDLNGLSHQLDPSRKTAIRRCDFCKDIVDVYSPSIWAGWYRGIYTEYKEVSKKEMEKVDHFLHVEWGGDSHARRHSENPDKILAGISTGDGADERDGDATLYGGAARVSKDGDWSESYICNLIDWHLKEQETMPWLTGTAYWPFKDFSTPVRPENPVPYVNQKGVVERDFTKKESYYVFQSYWTKQPMAHIYGHSWPVRWGDEGEKKMIKVYSNCSEAELFFNGKSMGVKKRDSQSFPAAGLRWMVAPGKGKNHVKVIARNKKETVTDEITFTYQTEKWSSPARLIVNKISEESNKVTVEVKVVDEKGVLCLDASQYIRFGLAGDGRLLDDLGTSSGSRKVQLYNGRAQISIQPNGGKNVVSVLSEGLPTAILEL
- a CDS encoding FecR family protein, coding for MEEKRLNKVLRKYFSDKLDQEEEELLRRWLDEGEHNLRVFETLKVVWKEKSQEPELVNVEERINDIWAKALDQSVNAGSVLRKLVEIAAVGLFFIVASWLLWNSANKSDTVEPLNQVTELISKHNSPGQKTKLYLPDGSVVYLNSESSLKFLKGFNGMERRIYLDGEAYFVVAKDSSRPFVVQSRGVETIALGTEFNVNAYEENEKIKVSLIEGKVQVNNLLSNDDSRDLLPGKELIIDGRNNEMIEKTIDVESATGWKEGKLVFKNASYKDMVIALERWYGVEINTFGKIPNDWHLTSTYKGQTLENILIDLTYSKSFTYEIEKNTIKIKF
- a CDS encoding alginate lyase family protein, which codes for MKRNRLIAYTIGWLIFTAMAYMFLGKSGNCLPVKAMKSSQFPEYRDVVSIIREYTLEEASWAMKQLPITVTSSHSPRSAGGLHDFYSEGDYWWPNPEDPEGPYIQRDGMSNPDNFVAHREAMIRFSRIVGTLAAAYRITNDTTYVSKAFDHLEAWFLEEDTRMNPSLEYAQAIKGRVTGRGIGIIDTIHLMEVAQGLSIIGNAPNADPMKVEKIKQWFDQYLVWLTTHQYGKDESIRKNNHGTCYFMQVASFAKLTQNKELLDTCRKQFKEVLLPNQMAKDGSFPLELERTKPYGYSIFNLDAMATLAQVLSDDENKLWQFRTKNGQGIRDGIHYLFPYVKDKQVWPYSPDVMYWNDWPVAQPFLVFGAMAYGEKEWFDIWAKLDHNPKEGEVLRNLPIRNPIIWLEK
- a CDS encoding hybrid sensor histidine kinase/response regulator transcription factor, producing the protein MKVKLKIVVFLICLVSGRASMAQEGQIRFRNLDVANGLSQGSAMAIAQDDRGFIWIGTRDGLNRYDAREFTVYRNQPGDSLSLSSNSITSLYNDSQGRLWVGTNRGLNRYDPNMDRFQQVLLGDERGRALNEGLVISFFEDREGRLWVCTSMGLYCIKKDECIARLAFHASKYPARNIAPRNVNAVFQDSKGFYWIGTSQGLIEGRLVEENSKMPTFEIMETYDTDGSHSLLSDHNITCINEVEKGLLWVGTKKGGINILNLQTGEVRFIKADAQFSNGIASNDIRSIFKDKFGGFWVGTFRGLNHYSQEGKWSKYVASEEASDALRHNSVKSIFQDSKGSIWIGTYYGGVHVFDLDISWFNNHTYSPYINSISHNVVSSIEETDKGNLWIGTEGGGLNFLDRNSGIFSQFIHQDDNPKSLSHNNVKSLYQDRSGNLWVGTYSGGLNLLKNGKSSFEHFMNQEEDSLSLSSDNVYAIDEDQQGNLWLGTFGGGVNMMGKGNWGKFVHYNTNKKGIYHLSSREVRTLIVDTKDRVWVGTEDGLNLREREGDPFQVFHFEPNVQGSLSGDVVVSLLEDSRHRIWIGTFNTGLNLYDEASRTFRNFTVEDGLAGNNVFGILEDEKGILWLSTNNGLSRFDPETLGIKNYGPEDGLSGREFVMGGAKKLTNGQLAFGSSNGFTLFHPDSLRQSSYPPPVVLTDFKLFNKSLKPDPDGVMAENVSLLKEIVLRHDQNIFSIDFAVLNYVIPEKNQYAFMLEGFDNQWNYVKNPTATYTNLNAGTYTFMAKGSNNDGVWSDVPARIVIRVLPPPWKTWWAFLIYGTVIFVAVYYLMRFVQTRAKLEHDLYVEHLENEQQKELHELKLNFFTNISHEFRTPLTLIIGPLERLLQDGKTTGFQLSLLRTIRGNANRLLGLVNQLMDFRKQESGNMQMKVSQKDLVQFLEERLTFFIPYAAQRNVALHFDKRVDSLLVYFDSEQLDKVVSNLLSNAFKYTPEEGKIVLRVDQEAFTSDFPKGAAVIEVEDNGEGIPSADLELIFDGFYQVSDQYTSTRGKENSSGIGLALTKSLVTMHKGSIHAFSSELNNVESGSSTCFKVKIPLGKDHLSKELICDENSTQEMKVFEPMELDTLDEVTMVEKENIDLPENDPLRYQIVVVEDNVELREFMVQSLEHKYQVTAVENGRKGWEYIQKELPDMVVSDVMMPEMDGIEMTKLIKKDIRTDHIPVLLLTARTSEDYMMKGLASGSMDYITKPFHLDMLLLKIHNILESRENFRKRFSTGFLKKISRQKEQSAEKEFLDKIIQIIQDNLSDEGFSVKVLCKEIGMSRPVLYRKLKQLTDKSVIELINEVKMEKASQMLLEEGSTVSDVAYSLGFSDPKYFGKSFKNQFGKSPSKFMEENKVKYINK